Genomic segment of Triticum aestivum cultivar Chinese Spring chromosome 6A, IWGSC CS RefSeq v2.1, whole genome shotgun sequence:
CCCCACTCTCAAAGTGACCAACGGGCGAATGGTTTTAGAGGTTCGTCCGGTGATCGACTGGGACAAGGGGAAGGCCGTCGAGTTCCTGCTTCAGTCGCTCGGCCTGAGCGACCCCGAGAACGTGATCCCAATCTACATCGGCGACGACCGCACCGACGAAGACGCGTTCAAGGTTCCCATTTCTTTCTCCGGCAGCTGTGCAGTCCATTCAGATCTTTGATCCAATTGTAAACTGTAAGCTCATGGTCTTCTTCCCCGTTGGTTCCATCAGGTGCTCCGGGAGAGGAACTGCGGGTACGGGATACTGGTCTCGCAGGCGCCCAAGGAAACCGAAGCCTTCTACTCGCTCAGGGACCCGTCTGAAGTAAAGCTCTTTCTAGTTTTCTTGTGCTCTGCTCCTGCTGGCTCTGTTCAACGAATGGATTCCTGATCGATCGTTTGGTTCTCGTGCAGGTGATGGAGTTCCTGAACTCCTTGGTGAGGTGGAAGAAGCACTCGCTATGAACAAACGGGAGATGACTGTAGTTTCCGAGGCGACAGTTTTGCAGCGCTGGAAACCGTAGCTAGGGTCGAATGATGTCGCCGTCCCCTGTTAATTCGTTTAGGTCGATTGATATTCTTGTACTGCTAGTCATGTTCTTTGCCACCGAGAAATTTGATCGGTGGCTGCGTTGGTCTCTTGACATTGTAATTCGCAAGCAATATATAGGCCTTTTCCCTCGCGTTCAATGCTGATAAATAAAAAACATGACTCAACAGCAAGGCCAAAACTCCAGCGAATACTTGCCATCGTCCGGCCCCAGCGCACACCTCCCTCCCcgccggcggccactccggccccggcgtccaCCCTCTGCTCCGATGGCCTCGGGCTCGCGAAGCCCCCCTTCGGTGTCCTCGACCTTTCCTCGGGAGCGTCCGATTGTCTCTGGGCTGGGGCTCTCGGGGTCGCCTGGCTCGGCGCGCTCCTCATCGGCGGGTGTCGCTCCGGCGGGTGCTGGGGCTTCGGCTCCGGACCAGGCTTGGCGCCAGAAAGGGCCGTCCCGGAAGGCCATGTGGCGTCGCCGGAAGGCGCTCCGTCGTCAGCAGGAGGCTGGCGACGGCCGCCGGAGCTCCTCGCCCTCGTCTTCTTCTCTGCGCCGCGAGATTCCTCAGGACATGTATGGACTCTGCTTTCGCTGTTTCAAGGAGGGGCATCAGCGGCAAGACTGCACCAACGACCCTGTTTGCATTCGCTGCGGCCTGTCGGGGCATGTCTCGTCGCAGTGCAAGAGACCCAGGAGCCCGACCCCGGAGGATGAGCTCCGTCGCGCTGTGATTGCTAAGGTGTCCGGGACGATGCCGGCGCCGCCAGCGGCTGCGGCCATGGGGCGGACATTGCAGGAGCCTGGACAGAGTGCGCCGCGTGCGTTAGCTCTGTCAGTTGCGCCCAATCTCCCCCTCGTGATGGCCGGcgtggcctccccggccgcgcaGGCTGGCATCTGTGTTCTGCAACGCTCTCCGGGGATGGACGAGCTTGAGCGCAGGCTGCAGCTCGCGGTTTTGATGTACGTTGGTGGAGCTAGGCCGCCGGTGTCATGTGAGGACGCGGCGGTCGCCATCTCGCGCCAGCTTGACACACCGCGGCACCGATTCTCCGTGCACAAGTACCACCCCGAGGATTTTCTGGTTGTGTTTGCGTCGCATGAGCTCCGGAACAGAGCGCTGGGTGCCCCCGTGATCGAGCATGACAGTTTCAAGCTCTTCGTCAAGCCCTGGCTTCGTCAAGCTCAAGCGAAATCCAGGATCATGCGGACACAGGTGGATATCATGATTGAGGGAGTTCCGTCGCATGCCTGGTCGCGTGGCATGGCGGCCGAGCTCCTTGGGGATTCTTGCTGGATCGATAGCCTGGCTCCGGAAACTGCTAGCCGAGAAGATCTCTCTCTGTTCAAGCTTCGAGCGTGGTGTGTGGATCCGGACGAGGTGCCGGTTGCCAAGCGGCTGTGGGTGCCTGAGCCGCCGGAGCAGATGCCAGACCCCGCGGCGCGCCGTCCATCCTTCCTGCAATTGCTGGAGTACCCCACCATCATTCACATCAGGCGGATGAGGGATTTCTCCGCTCCGGATCTTTGGAGAAGGGAAGGGAGCTCGGATGACAGTGGGCAGAGCGGGCTGCCGGATGACTCCGACGATCTGGGCCCCGGTGGTGACGTGCAAGTGCTTCCCTGGACGCGAGGAGTTCTGGATGACCGCGGTGCTGGTCGGCGTTCGTTCGGTCCGGCggcaggaggcggcggtggccgttCCTACCGGCAAGCCCTGGCTGGCCGTGTGGGGCCCTTGGACTGGAGGATTCCGCCAATGATGGCAGAGCTGTCCGTTAAAGCTACTGATGGGGCCCCTCATGTGCCAGGCTCGGGAAGACCAGGAATTTCGAATCCGAGGCCATGCCCGGCGGTGCCGTTGGCGAATCCGATGCCAACACTTGGCATCCCATCGCCGGCGGATCAGAGCAACACAGGAGTTGGAGGTGCTTTTGACTCGGTCGTGTCCGCTGTCCCAGGTGCGCAGATGGTGGAGCCGACACTTTTGGTAGGCGGACAGGCCAATCATTTGGTGGAGATTGCGGTGGAGCCTTCAAGAGACCACGGTCTGGCAGTTGCGGATCCCACGCCGGTTCCTCTGGCCGTCCCATCGGTAGCTGGGCTGGCAAAGCCAGCTTCGGTGGGGGAGTCGCAGATCCCAGAGCTGAGGTCAGACATGACTGAGTCTATGACTGCCAAGGAGGTGGAACCAGTGGGGCCGTCTGCCGCACTCATGGACACGACGGATCCCATGCCCCAGGATGGTGGTGTGGCAGCCTCTGCTGTCGCTACAAACCTGGGTTCGGAGGCGCACTTAATCCGGCCAGAATTGCTGCATGCCACGCAACCCGAGACGAACGGCTGGCAGCCTATGGAGGAGCTCATCCCACCCAGTTGCCCCGCGGGCCCAGATATCGGTGCGTTGGTTGGATGTGCCAGCGCGGATGATCACCAGGACGGGTCGCCCCAGACTGATGTGGTGGTGGGGCCGCCTAGGGATCTGGTTGATGTTGCATGTGCATGTGACATGACTACGTCGCACAGCATGCAAATCGTGGTCTCGTCGCAGGAATGGGGCGTCCAAGGGACGGGAGTTCTGCCGGAAGGAGATAAACTCACTGAGAAAGAACAGGTCGCCTTGGGCAACATCAAAACTTTCTGCACTGGGCTTCTCAAgaaacttgccccccccccccgctgctaAAGGAGATCGAAGCTATGCGTGGCGTCCGCGCTGGCCAGGACCCGTTCACACCCCGGCGTAACACCAGATCCGTGTGCTCCTCGGCACGATCTAAATCCAAGGCGTCTGCGGCCGAAACGATCCTGCTCAAAACGCTGGGCATTGCCCATGATGACCTGGCCGTGTCGGAGGGAGCTCTTGGTCAACTTCGTGATATGTTTGACTCGCCACTCCAAGAACCACAACTAAGGGTGAT
This window contains:
- the LOC123127937 gene encoding uncharacterized protein, encoding MTQQQGQNSSEYLPSSGPSAHLPPRRRPLRPRRPPSAPMASGSRSPPSVSSTFPRERPIVSGLGLSGSPGSARSSSAGVAPAGAGASAPDQAWRQKGPSRKAMWRRRKALRRQQEAGDGRRSSSPSSSSLRREIPQDMYGLCFRCFKEGHQRQDCTNDPVCIRCGLSGHVSSQCKRPRSPTPEDELRRAVIAKVSGTMPAPPAAAAMGRTLQEPGQSAPRALALSVAPNLPLVMAGVASPAAQAGICVLQRSPGMDELERRLQLAVLMYVGGARPPVSCEDAAVAISRQLDTPRHRFSVHKYHPEDFLVVFASHELRNRALGAPVIEHDSFKLFVKPWLRQAQAKSRIMRTQVDIMIEGVPSHAWSRGMAAELLGDSCWIDSLAPETASREDLSLFKLRAWCVDPDEVPVAKRLWVPEPPEQMPDPAARRPSFLQLLEYPTIIHIRRMRDFSAPDLWRREGSSDDSGQSGLPDDSDDLGPGGDVQVLPWTRGVLDDRGAGRRSFGPAAGGGGGRSYRQALAGRVGPLDWRIPPMMAELSVKATDGAPHVPGSGRPGISNPRPCPAVPLANPMPTLGIPSPADQSNTGVGGAFDSVVSAVPGAQMVEPTLLVGGQANHLVEIAVEPSRDHGLAVADPTPVPLAVPSVAGLAKPASVGESQIPELRSDMTESMTAKEVEPVGPSAALMDTTDPMPQDGGVAASAVATNLGSEAHLIRPELLHATQPETNGWQPMEELIPPSCPAGPDIGALVGCASADDHQDGSPQTDVVVGPPRDLVDVACACDMTTSHSMQIVVSSQEWGVQGTGVLPEGDKLTEKEQVALGNIKTFCTGLLKKLAPPPRC